A genomic region of Sporomusaceae bacterium FL31 contains the following coding sequences:
- a CDS encoding permease, translating into MKCRSNMLLLLAAAIWGFAFVAQRVGMEFIGPFSFNGLRFALGAVSLLPLILYGRNNTHAEHANVAAQSSWRIGLLAGIILFIAASLQQIGLIYTTAGKSAFITCLYIVLVPLAGIFLKQRIMLSTWLGSILAVIGLYFLCVKESFAISYGDFLELLGAFFWAAHILYIDHYARKVNSLHLAFFQFLTCAILSLGVALVMESITLTGVIQAGVPILYGGICSVGIAYTLQIVGQKNAAPSHAAIILSMETVFAAIGGWLILNEQLGFQELMGCVLMMAGMLLSQLSNIRPSVDAQPATENVKL; encoded by the coding sequence ATGAAATGTAGATCAAATATGCTGCTATTGCTGGCAGCAGCCATTTGGGGTTTTGCGTTTGTAGCTCAGCGTGTTGGAATGGAATTTATTGGCCCATTTAGCTTTAATGGCTTAAGATTTGCGCTGGGGGCTGTTTCCTTACTGCCTCTTATCCTATATGGCCGCAATAATACGCATGCGGAACATGCCAATGTGGCTGCACAAAGTTCCTGGCGTATTGGCTTACTGGCTGGTATTATTTTATTTATTGCCGCTTCATTACAGCAAATTGGCTTAATCTATACGACGGCTGGAAAAAGTGCTTTTATCACGTGCTTGTATATTGTGTTGGTGCCCTTGGCCGGAATATTTTTAAAGCAGCGAATTATGCTTAGCACCTGGTTGGGATCCATCTTGGCCGTAATTGGTTTGTATTTTTTATGTGTTAAAGAAAGTTTTGCCATTTCATATGGTGATTTCCTGGAGTTATTAGGGGCTTTCTTTTGGGCGGCTCATATTTTGTATATTGATCACTATGCCCGGAAGGTTAACTCTTTGCATTTAGCGTTTTTTCAGTTTCTGACTTGTGCAATCTTAAGTCTTGGTGTGGCTTTGGTGATGGAGAGCATCACTTTAACGGGTGTTATCCAGGCCGGTGTTCCAATCCTGTATGGTGGGATTTGTTCTGTTGGCATTGCTTATACTTTGCAGATTGTCGGGCAGAAAAATGCTGCCCCTTCTCATGCTGCGATTATTCTGAGTATGGAAACGGTATTTGCTGCAATTGGCGGTTGGCTTATCTTGAATGAGCAGCTTGGCTTTCAGGAACTTATGGGATGTGTGCTGATGATGGCAGGAATGCTGCTTTCTCAGTTGTCCAATATTCGACCATCTGTTGATGCTCAGCCTGCAACCGAAAATGTCAAGCTATAG
- a CDS encoding membrane protein has translation MGIEITALHWTFSIFILLIMTTMILRRDSSLVCMIGIFIIGYFAKGSFSMATIGIFNSFVYAINELAGTILVISLIVAMSKSLSSTGVNELMVAPFAQIIRSPGMAYWIIGVFMMVISWFFWPSPAAALMGAVLLPVGRRVGLPAIGVAMAMNLFGHGIALASDWVIQAAPKLTADAAGIPVQAVVNASVPLILVMGIVTVSVAYWMLRRDMRNGKLSIEAEETFADVEQIRTGEPAFELTSTAKKILAAMVPVFFCIDVAVMYVLDLRGGDATALIGGTSIFILIIIALLTHRGRVLETTTSYLVEGFKFGITVFGPIIPIAAFFYLGDSGFTAIFGKVLPPGSNGLVNDLGIVMAHSVPINAVVGAFTITLVGIITGLDGSGFSGISLVGSLAKLFSVSTGSGIATMTALGQISGIFTGGGTLIPWSLIAVAAICNVSPFELARRNLVPVLAGFLAMTIVGIFLI, from the coding sequence ATGGGGATTGAAATTACGGCATTGCATTGGACGTTCAGCATCTTTATTTTGCTCATCATGACTACAATGATTTTACGCCGTGACAGCAGTTTGGTATGTATGATTGGTATTTTCATTATCGGTTACTTTGCAAAAGGTAGTTTCAGCATGGCGACAATCGGAATATTTAATAGTTTTGTTTATGCAATTAATGAATTAGCTGGTACTATTTTGGTTATTTCACTGATTGTCGCTATGAGTAAGTCTTTATCCAGCACTGGGGTCAATGAGCTTATGGTGGCACCCTTTGCGCAAATCATTCGTTCTCCCGGGATGGCTTATTGGATCATAGGGGTTTTTATGATGGTGATTTCGTGGTTTTTTTGGCCATCGCCAGCCGCCGCCCTGATGGGAGCCGTGCTGCTGCCTGTTGGCAGGCGGGTGGGTCTGCCGGCAATAGGAGTCGCTATGGCGATGAATTTATTTGGGCATGGAATTGCACTAGCCAGTGATTGGGTCATTCAAGCGGCGCCAAAACTAACAGCAGATGCTGCTGGAATTCCGGTGCAGGCTGTGGTAAATGCCAGTGTTCCATTGATATTAGTCATGGGAATAGTCACCGTCAGTGTTGCTTATTGGATGTTACGGCGTGATATGAGAAACGGTAAATTAAGTATCGAAGCAGAAGAAACGTTTGCTGATGTTGAACAAATAAGAACAGGTGAGCCTGCTTTTGAATTAACATCAACAGCTAAAAAAATATTAGCTGCCATGGTTCCAGTGTTTTTCTGTATCGACGTGGCAGTCATGTATGTGCTTGACTTGCGAGGTGGTGATGCCACGGCATTGATTGGCGGTACTTCAATTTTTATTCTCATCATTATTGCATTACTTACTCATCGTGGCCGAGTCTTGGAAACTACAACAAGCTATCTTGTAGAGGGATTTAAATTTGGAATTACTGTTTTTGGACCCATTATTCCAATTGCCGCATTCTTTTATTTGGGGGATAGTGGATTTACCGCAATTTTTGGCAAAGTACTGCCGCCAGGGTCGAATGGTCTGGTTAATGATCTAGGAATTGTTATGGCTCACTCTGTACCGATAAACGCTGTGGTCGGAGCCTTTACCATTACGCTGGTGGGGATTATTACCGGCTTGGATGGGTCAGGATTCTCGGGGATATCCCTGGTTGGTTCTTTGGCTAAGCTATTCTCGGTCTCTACTGGCTCGGGGATTGCAACAATGACTGCTTTGGGGCAGATCTCGGGAATTTTTACTGGCGGCGGGACGCTAATTCCCTGGAGTCTCATTGCAGTGGCTGCAATCTGCAATGTCAGCCCTTTTGAACTCGCCAGACGTAACTTAGTACCGGTATTGGCCGGATTTCTGGCTATGACTATTGTTGGGATTTTTCTCATATAA